One window of Phalacrocorax carbo chromosome 1, bPhaCar2.1, whole genome shotgun sequence genomic DNA carries:
- the LPAR5 gene encoding lysophosphatidic acid receptor 5, translating to MSASNVSQTCKDYSFNHHFLLPGYILIFITGLMLNVMALWIFIRYLRLKSVVMIYMFNLAISDLTFTLPLPLRLYYYSNHHWPFGNTLCQVSGSVFQINMYGSCLFLMCINLDRYVAIVHPLRWRHLRRPKVAKLLCLFVWVVIFMGSIPTAIVHKQNHCEEHNQTTYLCFESFSNNIWQHNLFPLVVLAEILGFLLPLSSVTYCSIRIFQELCQDSQTKTLRQQKTVRLLFVNLVIFIICFVPYNTTLAVYGMIKAQVMKVEEQTKASVRQVLITTMLLASMNCMLDPLIYYFSTEGFRNTLKKLRRGQAWDSDIGTLKNQVVENKSSRVHAVSEVKQFPAEKFIHPNESLPPLPTAVFLNSPIEDSEI from the coding sequence ATGTCAGCTTCCAATGTGTCTCAGACATGCAAGGATTACAGCTTCAACCACCACTTCCTCCTGCCTGGCTACATCCTGATATTCATTACAGGTTTGATGCTGAATGTGATGGCCCTATGGATATTCATCCGCTACTTGCGCCTGAAGTCTGTAGTGATGATCTACATGTTCAACCTGGCCATAAGTGACCTCACCTTCACACTCCCTCTGCCACTGCGACTCTACTACTATTCCAACCATCACTGGCCCTTTGGTAACACCCTGTGTCAGGTCTCTGGCTCTGTCTTTCAGATCAATATGTATGGTAGCTGCCTCTTCCTCATGTGCATCAACCTGGATCGCTATGTTGCCATTGTCCACCCGCTTCGCTGGCGGCACCTGCGGCGCCCCAAGGTGGCCAAGCTCCTTTGCCTGTTTGTCTGGGTTGTGATCTTCATGGGCTCTATCCCCACTGCCATAGTCCACAAGCAAAACCACTGTGAGGAACACAACCAGACCACTTATCTGTGCTTTGAAAGCTTTAGTAACAACATATGGCAGCATAACCTCTTCCCCCTAGTTGTCCTGGCTGAAATCTTGGGGTTTCTCCTGCCTCTCAGCTCTGTGACATACTGCTCGATTCGAATCTTTCAGGAGCTCTGCCAGGACAGCCAGACGAAGACCCTGAGACAGCAGAAGACTGTCCGTCTCCTTTTTGTCAATCTGGTCATCTTTATCATCTGCTTTGTGCCTTACAACACTACCCTGGCAGTTTATGGGATGATAAAGGCCCAGGTGATGAAGGTAGAGGAACAAACAAAGGCCTCCGTGCGCCAAGTGTTAATTACAACAATGCTGTTGGCCAGCATGAACTGCATGCTGGACCCCCTGATCTACTACTTTAGTACTGAGGGTTTCCGTAACACCCTTAAGAAACTGCGGAGGGGACAAGCCTGGGACTCAGACATAGGGACGCTTAAGAATCAGGTTGTGGAGAATAAGTCATCCCGAGTCCATGCTGTCTCAGAAGTAAAACAATTCCCCGCTGAAAAGTTTATCCATCCCAATGAATCTTTGCCACCACTTCCTACTGCAGTATTTTTGAATAGCCCTATTGAGGACTCGGAAATATAA